Sequence from the Mixophyes fleayi isolate aMixFle1 chromosome 4, aMixFle1.hap1, whole genome shotgun sequence genome:
GGTTTTGGAAGAGAAAGTGGAGTGAATGTGGGGCAAGATCACATTATCTTCTCTGGAACCTTTTTTAGGAGACACCTGGAGAAAAATCTTGCTCTGTATTCACCCACTTTGATACATAATCCCCGATGACCGGGTCCAAACATTAATTCTTTCGAACTTGTCGCAGAGAATCCATTATTTAATCAAGGCATGCTGCATGCATTCATATGTAACAATTGGTTGCATTGCTGTTACTTTGTTTAATGCGTTTATTTGATTAGAATCCAAAAgcaaaggaaagcaaagcaagagAACCCAGTTCCAAGAACACACAAGAGGTTGCTGAGGCTAGTGCATCCATAAACAAAGCAATTAAAAGAAGCGCAAGCTATGTTAGGAATCATCATGGTTGCTCAGGTTTAacattactgtttattttaagACGTCACTTACATTGCAAAAGTACTAACTAGCTTAAAACAATACTGTACCTAAAATACTGCAGTCCTCAGAAATAAGAAAAACAGACTTACCATGGATATGTCTAGACTGCTGTCTTGAAAAGGTCTGTTAACTTTCACTTAATTGAACGTTTCTAAAAACATGAAATGTGCCACTTGTTCCTTTCACACACTCCTTTTCTCTAGTTTCCATAACACTGTTTTCATACTACATTATAGATCAGAATATTGCTGCTGTTTcacaaaaacatataataatatttcagAATGTATGAGACAATATTTTAACCCTCTATTATCTCCACCACTAACCTGCCTCAGACACGTTGACTACTGTTGAACGATCACTAGTTACAGATGGTGGTGATGTCATTTCAGATCCAGGAGTTAAATCTGCTTTACCTGGTTCAACTGCAACCTCAGAGTCTTTTTCTCTATCATTAAGGTCAGAGAAATTAAAATCGGTAGAAGTCTCATTATCACTAAGACTATCTGAGGCGCTTTGACCAGAACCACTTTCTTCATCACTAGTCAGTACTGCCCATGAACTTGACTCAGACGTAGCTTCCAAAGCAATATTATCAGTCAGAATGTTAGTTTCCAGTACAGCCGTGTCACTGGGCTTCTTGGGTTCAGTGTTTATGGGTGTTGCCTGGGTCCTTTCTTccatgccagggcttgtttgaCTGTCTAATACAGACGTTGATAGTGCACTTCCTTCTTCAGATTGCTCGCTGGGTTCACTCATACTTAAATTACTGTTCTCCATCACGCTTTGTACATACCTACTAGTAACAGCTACTACATTATCTTGGGTTTCTGTATGTGATGTGGAATCTGTACTAGCTACAACCAGATAACCATCATCCACTACAGAAGGACCCGTTTTGGTATCAGAGCTGAAAGTAGGTAACACATCAGTTGGTGTTTGAGATGTAGCTGTTAACATTGATAATGTGCTAGGACTCTCACTGTTTGGAGAATCAGCTGTAACAAAAACATACACATTTGGTAAAATAACAGGATGGTGAACAGATTCTCTAGCTTCAGTAGAAAGAGCAGAGTTGGGTAACACACTGCCTTTAGTATATTGTAAAGACACAACAGGATTGCCATGCGTAGGATAAGCATATGGCGGCGTATGGTGGTATAAGGTAGAGTCTTGCTGTGCTAATGTACTGACAGGCAACACTGCAGTAGAAACTCTATGAGAAATTGCAGACAAAAAAGAAGGCACAATATCTAAAGGGTGATCAGTTATGTCATTACCATATGAATGTGATACAACTGCATCTGAATTTACATTTGTGAACAAACGAGGCAGAACAACATTTTCATGCAAGACTGACATTGTTTGCTGTGGATTTGTAGCCTGAACAGAACTTGGGGACAAAGAACTCCCAACAGGCGAAACATATGCAGAATGCAACAAGGATTCAACAATAGCACCAGCAGAAGAAGGCAGCAGCAGAGAGCCAGTGTTAGAGCCTATGTGATGGGAAGTGGATGTTTGATTCAACCCTCCAACACTGGGCACAGCTGTAGCAGCGCTAGCATTGGGCAACTGTGACATTGTTTGTGTAAATGCTTCGTTAATGGCTTTTTCTGGTGTCTCGTAAAAGAATTCCTGAGTTGGCATAAGTAGCATATCAGTAAAAGCAGAGATAGTTTTTGAGGCTGCAGCAAGCATAGCTTTAAGCAATATGTCACCAGAGGTTGTAGATACAGCATTCAATGGCTGAACAGGTAGCAGATTTTCTGACATTGCATTAATGTCAGCATCAAAAATCCTGGTAGTGGGAAGAGACACTGGATGGATTTCAGGTGAAGACTGAGTTTCCCTAAATACATCAGATGAAGAAAGATCTGTCATCCCTTCATGTTCTGTATGTAAAGCTACATCCCCATAAGGAGAGGTAGTCTGCGATCCAGTGTCAAAGTCACCTATTTTACCACCTGTGGCATTTGGTGTACTGTGATTAAGCTCAGGTGTGGTATACTTAACTTCAACTACTGTAGAAGCTGAGGACTCATTATGACTTTTCAAATCATATATCCCatcaaaaaaaaacccactaccAGAGAATGTTTCTGAATTATCTCCATCACTAAGTGTGGAGCGTGTAGGCTGAAGTAAAACATCTTGTATCGTTACAGTACTCGGTTTAAGATACAGTTCAGTGCTAAGCATAGTAATTAAGGCACCCTGGTGAAATATGCCGACAGAATCATGCACAAAGGCCGATGAGTCAGAGGAAACAGCAAAAGTTTCTGTGGAAGCCAAATGATTAGACAAAGCATAGGTAAGTTCAGACACCGCAGAATGTGCATGCATCTTTAAATCAGTGCTTGGTGTTTCAAGTTGAGAAATCAATTGAACATTATTAAAGGTGTCACCCTCATCACCAAATGTTAGCATCTCAGAAGCAGCATGAGCAGTTTGATGTGGTTTCACATCAGTATAATGTGTTTGGTTTGGCTGATCTAATGCATTGATTTCAGGCAAGGCCAGAGAAACATGCAAAGAAAGTGTATCAGTTGCAACAGTCTGAGTAACTTGTGAAAACATTTCTGAAACTGCATGatgataaaacattttactaGCGGAAGAAGTGGAGGAAAATGTAAGCAAAGGGACGTCATCATAGGCAGACAGGGAAGGTTCAAATGACACATCAACACTGGGAAATACAGGTGTGGCATGCAGGATCTGACCAATATCTGAAGCAGCAGGGGTAGCTTTCAGGAGCTGTGTGCCAGACAACAAGGAAGTAACGAGAGGAAAAACTTCACTAGTGTATGAGGGTTGAAGATGTATCTCACCATTAGATATTGGTTGGGTTGTCTGAGAGAGTACCTCATTCGCAGAAGAAGCAGAGCCATGTTGTCCGAAGCTTGGAGAAATAGATTGAAATGTTTCCAGAGGGGAAAAGGTAGAAGATGAAATGTAAGCCCTGTCTAATTCAGGAAGCAAAGCAGATGGTGCCGGCTCTGCGATTCTGGAAGAGATTGTTGATGTGGTTTCAGTTGCATTAACCGGACTAATTACAGGCTTCTTCTCTTGTGGAGAAACAGTAGGTTGAGAGGTAGCATTCAATACATCAAATTTATCATCAGGAGTTGTGCTTAAAAATACTTTATCAATGCCCGAGGTCGAGGATATATCTTCACTGTATGGTTGTGGAGACTGCGAGGAAATGTTATCTCCCTGAGATGTCTTTTCTGGAATAAATGTTGCATTAAAAGTGGCCGTAGTAGTGAATGATGTGTCGTTAAGAACTCGGAGAGGTTTTGTAGTGGGTAATAAAATCCTCCTTTTCCAATTGGTAGTAGTCACTGGAACTTCGTTAATAGCATTGGTTTGAGCGTTGATTTCATCAGATAATTTGGTAGTATCTGAGATGTTAAGCATCCACAATTCAACCCTACTTTTTAGCTCTTTATTCTTATAGACTTGTTCTTCTTCATCTTGTTCGGTGGTTTTCACTCTATCCTTGTATGCATCGGTAGTTATACCATCAGTAGTTTTGGATGTAGACTGTAAAGTAGGAGACAAGAAATTTTTAAGTCGATCCTGCTGCACGTGTGATTGGCCTTTCCAAGTTTCTAGTGTAGCTTTATATGGCTGAGAGCCCAGCTCTTCAGTGTACTGAGAAGTTGTCGCTTGGGCTCCTTGTCCCTGTATTTGGTTTTTAGTGCTTATAGTACTCAAAGGTATTTCAATGTTGCTTGCTTTTTCTTCTTGTATGTCTTCTTCACTGTCctgtaaaaaaataactattaaaaCCAGATATTAATTACATACAAATGTATAAGAGGCTGTACATGGATCAATTTAATGTCTTTACTTTAGACATTCTCTTAAAGATTATTAGTAATGGAAATAGGCAAATATGTGGGAATCACTCACAACACCCAAGATTATAGAGATTAGTGGTCCAACCAGAGCTGTTCTAATAAACCAGCAATAGGGACCACCAGGACAGAGTACTAGACGTCACTAATAAAGGTTCTATCCATCTGATATCACAGGAACACAAGAGGTCTCTTAATTCAAAGaagctaagggctagatttactaagctgcgggtttgaaaaagtgggaatgttgcctatagcaaccaatcagattctagctatcatttatttagtactttctacaaaatgacagctagaatctgattggttgctataggcaacatccccactttttcaaacccgcagcttagtaaatctagctctaaatCTCAGTTTTCAAGTGTTTTTCTAGACTTTCTAGTGAAAAAACCTTAACCTGAAGCCTAACCCTTTACCTGATAGTCTTAATCCTAACCATTACACCTGAACCTATCTCTAAAACTGTCCTGAGTCCTAAAAGACCTCTGATCTTGCCTCCccaaattttatgtttttctgattTTGATATTTGATACTGGAGTATAACTGAATGTACCCAAATGTTTTACAGATGTGTCCATAATATGTGATCATGGCACTAGTAATATCTTAAAGTAGCCACAGGACCAACTTCCATCATTGTGCTGATTGTGTTATAATTGCAATTGTAAATTTGCCCCCTAACCCAAGAAaccaaatattgtttttaacataaatgaaaaaacCCTGAATAATATCTATATATGCTTCAACCATTACTATTAGGAAATTGGTGATAAATATTGGACATTACCTGTTCAAATAAATACCTCACTACATACTAGAAATGGGTGAGGCAAtagataatacaaaataataacaataataataatagataataattataatagtatGGTGAAAAGCACACTTTTTCATGCCCGGGTACAAAGTTCCTTCCAAGGCATTAATTGTACAATAAAGAAGGCTGTACATCCATGAATTGAAGTTAAATtccaatattttatattacattttcaaaTGCAGACTAATTGCATGATCCATGCTGGTGCCATTAGTTCAATGGTCCTTTCTTATCCTGATTGCTTCATTCTGGGGTTTATGCTGAGTTGAACACAGATTGCATTTTTGGCATATGATACACTTTATTACCACTATTTTAAGAAATAGTGCTTTGCATGCTTGCATAGAAGTAGAAAAACTCCAAAAACTtaatttgcgttcaacttaagTTATTTCACTGAATTGACCCTTAGTGAATGATGATGTATTTGTAAAGCAGAGCTTCACTATTGTATTACAACTGTACATCAGTCTTTATGTACACTCTTTTCACTGACGGTGGTTTTTCGGATAAAAATTCCGAATCAGTGAAGTTGTGTGTTTTGATGGTGTGAGGGTGTGATTTTATGGTGTGtttactgtatatatgtgtgtggtgcATGTGTTTTGATATATTGATAACAGcatttctatatatatacacacacaaacatacacaattttatatataaagttaTTCAAAGCAACAATCCCTCTTTTCTATAAAGGTCTGTATTTTCTAGAATACATAATATACAATTGCAGCCAAATTGATTGTTGAATGATAAACAAAAGAAATGTAATTTTCCTTGGTGCTATAAAAACTCTTTTTTTGAAATTGATGGGCGATTGCATCATGTGATAGTCATTTCTATAACAATTTGCATCAGTGTGCTTGGattaaaatactttataaatgtTGATAAGTagactgtttttattgcatttcaatcccaaacaaaaaaatcaaattcCAGTATACATTGCATAAGGTTAAATAAATCTTCTACTAACTAAACATAATTGTACATATACTTAAAATTATTTAACCATGTatcaataatacaaatatattattttactgctcattctgggcctgattcattaaggcatgcaaaatgtatgtaaatgacgttgaaagaaaaaaaataaaattaacatgaGCAATTTGCGATTGGTCATAAATAGATCCTCTTAGGGCTGTATATAAAAGATGGCTATTTGTATATACACAAATCTGCACGCTTACATTTCCATGCCCTACTTTGACCTATGTGCATCTTCAATTTAGCAAACAGATGCGTCTGGAGAAAATATATAGCAATCATTACCATCACCTTGAACAATacattggtcttgttcaggggcAGAATTCTAAAGGTTACGTCTAACCCAAAGTAAGATGCATCTCTTGCATCTGtgtgcccttactgtacccaTGTGAACACCCCTGTTCCATCTCCTCAAGCACATGTGTCTCCAGCATGAATGGAAGCTATACAAcccacaatatagctatataaaATATTACCTCTATTTCCTCTTCTGTCTCTGTCACATCAATAAACAGGTCATTTCctgaaaataagaagaaaaaatagCAGAAATAAACAATGCTATTTTATGACATTATATGAATGATAAACTATGAGATCATGTGGTAAAAAAGACACTGATAAAGATTTCAGTTTGAATTAttttaattcaataaaaaaacgTCTAAAGCGCTTACACTTGAAAGTGACTTCCAGCAGTTACAGTATCTCATATGCAAATGGACGAATAAAAGGACAAAGTCGTACTAAGTTCTCACTCCTATTTAGCAGTTTAAATTGCTGACTAGAGATTAGGTATACAACGCCTTTAAGTGAAGACCCTTTACTAGATCATAGTCACTGTGTGGTGTAAACAGCTCAGCTTGTGCTGGTATCTGATACAACTCATGCACCGTGACAGTGCTAAATAGGAATGACAAGCTGGCACAGTGGTTTGCCCTGTAGTAGCCCTGCATTTTTGTAAGCAAGCACTGGAACAACTCTCACAACCTGTGTACCAATCCTACCAATCGTGGCTGTATGCAGTAATCAGAAAACATAACTTTAATTTGTTTACCAACAATGCAGTTAACATTCACACATTTGAGTAAATGTTTCTCAAATAATATTGCAACAATTTTAAATATCATTGTATCTGTCTCCATCTGTCTCAAATGATCACTTGAATATATATGCTGTAAGCTAGTCAAAGAAACCAAAGAAGAGAAATCTAGTTTAATTATGTCAGCTTTGTGATTAATTCACTTTCCCCATCCAAGACAGAGCAATACAGCTCTGCAATGATGAGCGACAACGTTTTTGCTTGGCTCACCAACAATCACAAAGATAAAGTCTGCATATACCACTACAGTTTACCGATCCTTCAGGAACATCACACAACCCTAAATGAATGCTGAACAAACAGCTGCATATGAATAGCTTAAcatataacttttttgttttccagtgaacatatatttatttaactgaaCCATGTGGTATATTCTAGAATTACTCTTACCTTGATACTCCTGTTTTTAACATTCTATTACCTTGTCACTGGCCTTTTCTATAGAGCTCATGGGGTAGACATGCTCTTTGCACAGTACAACTCACTCATAGTCTAGTGTGTCAGCCTATTTCCAGCACTGGAACTGGGTGCTTTGGCATAAAacaccaaaaacaaaaataatccctTCCTAAAATAATGTCTGATTCATTGAATATAGTTACATACTTATTATAGTCATCAGCTTGAAAAGGTGAAATTGAAGAGCACTTTTCACCATGATTTAAAGTTAAAAGTTGGTGAGAGAGGGGGGCATCCTAGGAcaatattttcctaggtggtagtGTGGCTTTAATACATCTGGCTTATATTTCTGAGTTTTAGCAACTATTGCTAAATTATATGACATATGCAAATACATAAAACAAGTTTATTTGAGACTTGAGATATTAGCACTAAAACTATGATTACTGATCACTGCAATATATAGTGTTTGATAAGGTTTGCTGAAAGTTTCTTATCCAGTGTTTTGCTTACAGATGTAAATCATGTGTATTCTATTAATGGATATGTAACATGTCAAAACTTGAAAATGGCATAATTTTGTACCAACACAACCCAATATATATAAGACATGACAGGTGGACTGCAGGTTGCTGCTGGCATGCAGAACCCTTAATTTTGGCTGACATATAGTGGTATTTGTGGCTTCTCCAGCAGTCAAGGTCTGAGTATACATCACAAATTTTGCCTGTAGGCTGGACACAGTCAGTATAAATATGTCCTACACTGCCCTCTAATAGGCATACTACTATCAGGAAAAATAAATCCTCCTACATGAATACATCGTCATATGGCATTGACTGGCCAATCAGTATACTATATGGTTGCGGGGTAAACCTGGAATATTTAGCTGGCCACCAACCAATATTAAGATGGCTTTGTAAATTAGAGAAATTGACAAGGTGAAAGGAGCTTAGAAGCGACCAACAATGGGTACTATGGTTAACATATGTGGACAGGGTGGAAAAATGTATCTATCTTCATGTCTGTTATGGTGACAGAGAGAATGTCACCAGTCAGTGACTTCCGCATCTTTTCACTGTCTTGGGCTGGTCTGTCTGGCATGAGCATTTCAGAAAATCAAACCCAGACCCTACAACAGACTACAATCTATCATACTTGGCCTCCCAATGATTGGACGGCAAGTCTGGACGGGAACATGGCATGCTGGGAGATGCAGTGAaaaatcaaagtatttttttgtttgattgtgtgtattatatacattccCTGCAAGGCAAtataccaagaaaaaaaaaacaatttaaagttCCACCTTGAACCACATCGGTTCAAAGTTTTGAGGCATACCTAAATATTTATTGAGTGTTTAACCAAAATAGAGCTTTTGGTCCTATGGTTTCATTTTTTGGGCTAGGAAATCAACTTCATCATTCATAGTTTAACTGAATAACACTCACTTATGGTCACCTtactacaaaataaatatattcattgtTCTGGACTAGTAGATGatcatttacataacaaaaaataatttgtattacaCCATTATAGTAAAATATGATAATAACTTTGTGACTTGGTAGAACAGAGCAGGTTTACAAAAATAAGATCAAGGTAACTCTTTTTAAATGCTATGGAGATCTATTTTTGTAAGACCCCTGATCTGCACTTTATAATACAAATTTGTATTGTGTAAGTAGataatgaagaaaagaaaatattttcttacCTTTCACATAAAATGTTGAAGAGTTTGTCTGAGTTCCACAAATTCAGAttgtgttactttttttttaatttgtagaaTGAATATCATCTGGGTTAATTCTGTCAACATATATAAAGCTTGTGCTTTGCATCCCTATAGAATTGCTTGATCCCAATGCAGTAACAACTTAGGAAAATGTTTTGCGTATAAGACTGAAAGTCTAGACATTCTTTATGTGAACCCTATTAGCTATGCCTATAATAAACTCTTTTATGTactatttatatctatttatgatacaattcattcaTATGAAAAAGGAAAATATGCAGTACATGACATGGATGAACATTAAAATGCATAAACAAATATCACAACTGTATAAAAAATTAACAAACAGTACagttttctatattattattattattgttattaataatattattaacaaaaaacaactcataatatgtaaatatcattaactacatgcatatggttaaacagaaaaaatgcTGATGTTCAACTGAAAGGCACATGTACAGTTCTAATATATAAGACAACACAAATTCTTGTAATTAAGACATTATTTGCAGAGATGTTGATATGATAAGTAAGTGCACATGCAATCTTGGTGGGGAAGcttaatacatttgtatttttttaaaatcctatgcaataattatatattgtagctattatattaaattatagaaatGTGTTCAATGTTTTTacagtatagaaaatattttccACTGTTTAACTTATTTTGATGAAacaacatttacaaaataaacaacATAGAAGTGGAAATATGAaaagtacacattaattatatatgtattatgtgaaaatgataaataaatatggataCACATATATTGCATAGGACCCTTTGCACCGGCAAATTTAGTGATTTAGAAGAAAGCAGAAAGGTGATAAAGAAAATGCTTGCAATGAATTGATTCCAAGAGAGTAACTAAGGAATATATGCAACCAATTATGACATAACATGAATCCCATATACATATTAAATGATAATGATTTTGATTAGTCACATAAAACTCAATGAACATAATGGCTGAAAATGCAAAATCTAACCTCTGTAGCAGATAaccactagtgatgacagttttattaataacattaaatgatgatgaaacacaaaacaaaaagtagaaggtatagttgtgtgtgtgtgtgtgtgtgtgtgtgtgtgtgtatatatatatatatatatatatatatatatagatatatataatttctatttctatttaaacaaaatgcacatcAATAAAAAATGACTCCTCACATGTCATATACTTTTACAATTTTCCAATATCTAccatttgttaaatatatataattactggCATTACATAAATCTCCCTCATTCAACTGCAAACatgcattataaaataaacatttagacTGCGCCATGTGATGTGGAATCTATAGTTTAAAGATATACCAGAACTATTTGGTCTTCATACCTATGGAAGTTAGGTTTTAGTGCTACCAATGGTGGAACTACCACAGGGGGTGCGGACACAACTGTCGCATTGGTGCTCAATTAGTCCATTAAAGAGTTTCAATTTATATCAGATTTCAATTTGGTGTAATCCTTTCTTTCTGGCTTTTAAATAATGCAGCAAAATGTTATCTATATTATTATAGGCATAGAATATAAATAGTTGAGCAAAAATACTTAGTGGTATATTTATCACAATGCAAAAAGCCATATGGCCAGCGACAAGCGGTGTATTCGCTGGTGACATGGCTTCGCCTTAGCGCCGCATAGCGATAAATAGATCCCATAGAGAGGTGTTttgaaatatattatatcaaaGTCTATATTTATCAAACCATAGATATAGTTATTCGTTGTTAAccaacatatattatatatatatagcatcaaAGCAATAATGTGCCGCTGACACCCCAATAAGCTGGTCACATATAATAGCAAACATATTCCATACAATTGATCAGTATTTCAATATTTAGCATCAGTAAAGTTGCAATATTTGTAGAAGTTGAAACTAGCATGTTAAAGCATACAAGACATTCATGTGATATGAGCTTACTAAATAATTCTTTAAAATTTTACTCTATTTAAGCTATATGACAACTTTAAAGGGTTTATGGCCCCTAGGTTTATAACAGGCCACATTGTAAGGTGATTTGTTATGAAGTAGATACTGGTAGCATGTGATTGGTCACACTGTCCACTCACATCAAGCTGCATTCAAATTCCACTTAGCAGCTGTTGTGAGCATTGGGTGGAGAAATCTTTGTAGGTGGAGCATCCGGAAATAGTTACATAAATAGATGTACAAATCCAAGCTGCAATTTCATTAACAAAACTTCCTGGTAGGTGAAATGACAACAATGCCTTCAGGGAATTTGTGTAGCTTAAATTGCTCAGATAGAACTAACTGTGATTTTTACAAGAACAAGAGCCATTATGATTGAATGTCATAATTTTTACCAATTGGTAAACGTAAAGTTTTCTCCTACGATATCCTATGGAATAGTAAAGTATACTATAAAGAATAGAATCGTCTCTATACAACAAAATAACCATAGAATTCAATCTACAGAAATAGCATTTTTATGCTAATCTTGCATTTTAACAAATGAAATGTGCAATACATGTTACAAACCAAAAGCAGCACAATACTATACTATGAAACAATATTTAGATGACATTGTAAGTCTATATTTAAGTATTTATGATACTCTGTTTCACTTCTCATACCTGGGCCATCCGTTGTCAAGTCAAGGACTACCTGGTCACTACGTTTTCCATAGAGGCTGTTGCTGCACAATGCCACAACTTGAAGAACATAACTTGTGTTGGGCACTAAGTTATACAAAATTGCACcctaaaatgaaaaacataaatagAGCCGTTTAAAAGTTCACAATAACtggtcactgcagtattttacagggtgtgtattactgagctaaatTGTATACGTGAAATAACTGGTTATACAAAAACTGTCCAGTCTGCAGTCTGTACCATACCTTTGCTGAAAGCAGACATCTTTCAAATAACTGCTTAACATAGTGGAACTATATGGCATCATTATGGGGCAATGAATTAACATTAGTTTGAGACACTGCAAGGTAATAAAATGTCCTGTGCATATTGGTGGCTTCACATATAGGAAATGGCCAGTGATCTCACAAATATAACTGACATGATATgctttttgttctattttaagACCCTTTTTCTGCTAAA
This genomic interval carries:
- the PTPRZ1 gene encoding receptor-type tyrosine-protein phosphatase zeta isoform X1, encoding MLNLRCFLACLQFLFICQMGLVSGYRQQRKLIEDIDWSYTESLNQTNWVKKYPTCNGAKQSPINIDEDLTQLNMNLQKLTFQGWEQVSNHILIRNTGKTVEINLTGDYYLSGGALDAAHKASRITFHWGKCNSTSDGSEHSLEGQKFPLEMQIFCFNDNQFESLDDAIKGNGKLKALSVLFKIGQENKKYDSIINGVDNVHRFGKKAELEPFVLLDLLPSNTDKYYTYNGSLSTPPCSETVEWIVFKDTVTISETQLEFFCEILTMQQSGYVMVMDYLQNNFRQQQYKFSGQVFSSYTGTEEIHETVCSSEPDDVQAESQNSTSLLITWKRPRVVYDAVIERYVVYYQPLQGQDQTKHEFLTDGYQDLGAILYNLVPNTSYVLQVVALCSNSLYGKRSDQVVLDLTTDGPGNDLFIDVTETEEEIEDSEEDIQEEKASNIEIPLSTISTKNQIQGQGAQATTSQYTEELGSQPYKATLETWKGQSHVQQDRLKNFLSPTLQSTSKTTDGITTDAYKDRVKTTEQDEEEQVYKNKELKSRVELWMLNISDTTKLSDEINAQTNAINEVPVTTTNWKRRILLPTTKPLRVLNDTSFTTTATFNATFIPEKTSQGDNISSQSPQPYSEDISSTSGIDKVFLSTTPDDKFDVLNATSQPTVSPQEKKPVISPVNATETTSTISSRIAEPAPSALLPELDRAYISSSTFSPLETFQSISPSFGQHGSASSANEVLSQTTQPISNGEIHLQPSYTSEVFPLVTSLLSGTQLLKATPAASDIGQILHATPVFPSVDVSFEPSLSAYDDVPLLTFSSTSSASKMFYHHAVSEMFSQVTQTVATDTLSLHVSLALPEINALDQPNQTHYTDVKPHQTAHAASEMLTFGDEGDTFNNVQLISQLETPSTDLKMHAHSAVSELTYALSNHLASTETFAVSSDSSAFVHDSVGIFHQGALITMLSTELYLKPSTVTIQDVLLQPTRSTLSDGDNSETFSGSGFFFDGIYDLKSHNESSASTVVEVKYTTPELNHSTPNATGGKIGDFDTGSQTTSPYGDVALHTEHEGMTDLSSSDVFRETQSSPEIHPVSLPTTRIFDADINAMSENLLPVQPLNAVSTTSGDILLKAMLAAASKTISAFTDMLLMPTQEFFYETPEKAINEAFTQTMSQLPNASAATAVPSVGGLNQTSTSHHIGSNTGSLLLPSSAGAIVESLLHSAYVSPVGSSLSPSSVQATNPQQTMSVLHENVVLPRLFTNVNSDAVVSHSYGNDITDHPLDIVPSFLSAISHRVSTAVLPVSTLAQQDSTLYHHTPPYAYPTHGNPVVSLQYTKGSVLPNSALSTEARESVHHPVILPNVYVFVTADSPNSESPSTLSMLTATSQTPTDVLPTFSSDTKTGPSVVDDGYLVVASTDSTSHTETQDNVVAVTSRYVQSVMENSNLSMSEPSEQSEEGSALSTSVLDSQTSPGMEERTQATPINTEPKKPSDTAVLETNILTDNIALEATSESSSWAVLTSDEESGSGQSASDSLSDNETSTDFNFSDLNDREKDSEVAVEPGKADLTPGSEMTSPPSVTSDRSTVVNVSEAEFSNQEASNSSHESRVGLAEGLESQEKTIIPLVVVSSLTFICLVVLVGILIYWRKCFQTAHFYLEDNTSPRVISSPPVPVFPVSDNIGAIPLKQFPKHVAELHARNGFTEEFEEIQNCTVDLGITCDSSNNPENKNKNRYINIVAYDHSRVKLAQLGEKDGKATDYINANYVDGYNRPKAYIAAQGPLKSTAEDFWRMIWEHNVEVIVMITNLVEKGRRKCDQYWPTDGSEEYDTFLVTQKSTHVLAYYTVRIFTLQNTKMKKGSQKGRVNERVVTQYHYTQWPDMGVPEYSLPVLTFVRKASAAKCAANGPVVVHCSAGVGRTGTYIVLDSMLQQIQQEGTVNIFGFLKHIRTQRNYLVQTEEQYIFIHDALVEAILSRETEVQENHIHAYVNTLLTTGPSGKTRLETQFKLLSESNILQCDYSTALKAQNRDKNRTSSVIPVERSRVGLSSLVGEGTDYINASYIMGYHESNEFIITQHPLLHTIKDFWRMIWDHNSQIIVMLPDNQNMAEDEFVYWPNKDEPITCGNFTVSMVGEDHVCLSNEERLIIQDFILEATQDDYVLEVKHFHCPKWPNPDSRISKTFELINLIKEEAANKDGPIVVHDEYGGVTAGTFCALSTLMQQLEKENSVDVYQTTKMINLMRPGIFTDIEQYQFLYKAILSLVSTRQEACPVACMESNGSTLPDGNTSESLESLV